A stretch of the Streptosporangium sp. NBC_01755 genome encodes the following:
- a CDS encoding DUF397 domain-containing protein, which produces MDLPQPHPLAWRKSSYSGSGDNCVEVAALPNGGQAVRDSKNPTGPVLKFSPGAWNTFISGIKDGRLG; this is translated from the coding sequence ATGGATCTCCCCCAGCCTCATCCCCTCGCCTGGCGAAAGAGTTCCTATTCCGGCTCGGGCGACAACTGTGTCGAAGTCGCGGCGCTCCCCAACGGAGGCCAGGCCGTACGGGACTCCAAAAACCCCACCGGCCCCGTCCTGAAGTTCTCCCCTGGCGCATGGAACACCTTCATCAGCGGTATCAAGGACGGCCGGCTCGGCTGA
- a CDS encoding gamma-glutamylcyclotransferase family protein, translating into MSESAQGRTYLFSYGTLRQREVQLSTFGRELDGTPDLLPGYTVTTVEITDPDVIAVSGTARHPIVRATGDLSHAVEGTVFAITDAELAAADDYEVADYRRVFVRLASGVLAWVYIDS; encoded by the coding sequence TTGTCCGAGAGCGCACAGGGCCGCACGTACCTGTTCTCCTACGGGACGCTGCGCCAGCGCGAGGTACAGCTGTCCACCTTCGGCCGCGAGCTGGACGGCACCCCGGACCTGTTGCCGGGCTACACGGTGACGACGGTGGAGATCACCGACCCCGACGTCATCGCGGTCAGCGGCACCGCCCGTCATCCGATCGTGCGCGCGACGGGCGACCTCTCCCACGCCGTCGAGGGAACGGTGTTCGCGATCACCGACGCCGAACTGGCCGCCGCCGACGACTACGAGGTGGCCGACTACCGCCGGGTGTTCGTGAGGCTCGCCTCGGGCGTGCTCGCCTGGGTTTACATCGATTCCTGA
- a CDS encoding helix-turn-helix domain-containing protein, translating into MSGFQQARTELGARLRHLRETARLSGKELAERLRWQASKVSRIENARQTVTEDDIVQWARATDASPEVVEDLVEHALGLSDRQDSWRQRHRGGLAALQEDVRDMEARTTLLRVFEPGVVIGLLQTTEYARSIFTRIRRLHQTPDEIDAAIRIRMRRQDILYDQSRRFRLVLPEAVLRYRLAPLDVMRGQLDRLLAVTALPNVAFGVIPFEAPLPSAPLNGFWVYDDDHVSVPTRTRDLLLRDPDDVAFYARTFEELCEVAAFGESARSVIVRVLNDFSGQPAD; encoded by the coding sequence GTGAGCGGGTTCCAGCAGGCCAGAACCGAGCTCGGCGCACGGTTGCGGCACCTGCGGGAGACCGCCCGCCTGTCGGGCAAGGAGCTGGCCGAGCGGCTGAGGTGGCAGGCCTCCAAGGTCTCCCGGATCGAGAACGCCCGCCAGACCGTCACCGAGGACGACATCGTCCAGTGGGCACGGGCCACAGACGCCTCCCCCGAGGTGGTCGAGGACCTGGTGGAGCACGCGCTGGGACTCTCGGATCGCCAGGACTCCTGGCGGCAGCGGCACCGCGGCGGACTGGCCGCCCTCCAGGAGGACGTCCGCGACATGGAGGCGCGGACCACGCTGCTGCGGGTGTTCGAGCCCGGCGTGGTCATCGGCCTGCTGCAGACCACCGAGTACGCCCGGAGCATCTTCACCCGGATCAGGCGCCTCCACCAAACCCCTGACGAGATCGACGCGGCCATCCGGATCCGCATGCGGCGCCAGGACATCCTCTACGACCAGAGCAGGCGGTTCAGGCTCGTCCTGCCGGAGGCGGTGCTGCGCTACCGGCTGGCCCCGCTGGACGTGATGCGCGGGCAACTCGACCGGTTACTGGCGGTGACCGCGCTGCCGAATGTGGCGTTCGGCGTGATCCCCTTCGAGGCACCCCTGCCCTCGGCGCCGCTCAACGGTTTCTGGGTGTACGACGACGACCATGTCTCGGTGCCGACCAGGACGAGGGACCTGCTTCTCCGCGACCCGGACGACGTCGCCTTCTACGCGCGAACCTTCGAGGAACTCTGCGAGGTCGCGGCCTTCGGGGAGAGTGCCAGGTCTGTGATCGTCCGCGTACTCAACGATTTCTCCGGACAACCAGCAGACTAA
- a CDS encoding acyclic terpene utilization AtuA family protein — translation MLRVANCSGFYGDRLSAAREMVEGGPIDVLTGDWLAELTMLILAGNRLKGRPGYAPTFLKQLEEVLGTCLERGIKIVSNAGGLDPAGCAGAVAELAGRLGLPNLLALNFVVHGLLGRGVAAGPRLDAQAKALGEELRAVLADIPRRLL, via the coding sequence ATGCTGCGCGTCGCCAACTGCTCCGGCTTCTACGGCGACCGGCTGTCGGCCGCCAGGGAGATGGTGGAGGGCGGTCCGATCGACGTGCTCACCGGCGACTGGCTCGCCGAGCTGACCATGCTGATCCTGGCCGGGAACCGGCTCAAGGGCCGCCCCGGCTACGCGCCGACCTTCCTGAAACAGTTGGAGGAGGTCCTCGGGACCTGCCTGGAGCGGGGCATCAAGATCGTCTCTAACGCGGGCGGGCTGGATCCCGCCGGGTGCGCCGGGGCGGTGGCCGAGCTGGCGGGGCGCCTCGGGCTGCCCAACCTGCTCGCCCTCAACTTCGTCGTCCACGGCCTCCTCGGCCGCGGCGTGGCCGCCGGCCCCCGCCTCGACGCGCAGGCCAAGGCCCTTGGCGAGGAACTCCGCGCCGTACTCGCCGACATCCCGCGGCGCCTCCTGTGA
- a CDS encoding helix-turn-helix domain-containing protein: MRRRRLAAELRRLREAAGLTMEEVAQSLDLSRATISRLEAGKTARPRPRDIRDILQLYKVGDPQREAVMDLARGARERGWWEQYKGVLTGTYVGLEAEASSIDTFEPLVIPGLLQTSAYTTELIRASLADPAEIDKRVEARMRRQEILQRPNPPRYRAIIDEAALLRPVGDTKVMRDQLRKLIDTHPLEHMTIQVIPMSAGPHIGLWGQFVILGFPDSTDQDVVYIETPTDNLYLEEPKHLERYNLVMQRLAANALGADASIAYLSELIDRL; the protein is encoded by the coding sequence GTGCGCCGCCGACGTCTGGCCGCCGAACTCCGGCGTCTACGCGAAGCCGCCGGTCTGACCATGGAGGAGGTCGCTCAATCGCTGGATCTGTCACGAGCCACGATTTCGCGCCTCGAAGCGGGCAAAACAGCCCGACCACGCCCACGCGACATTCGGGACATCCTCCAGCTGTACAAGGTAGGAGATCCACAGCGGGAGGCGGTCATGGACCTTGCCCGAGGTGCCCGCGAACGAGGATGGTGGGAGCAGTACAAGGGCGTCCTCACCGGCACCTATGTAGGACTCGAAGCGGAAGCATCCTCAATCGATACTTTCGAACCCCTTGTGATCCCTGGCTTGCTGCAGACCTCCGCATACACAACCGAGTTGATCCGAGCCTCTCTGGCTGACCCCGCTGAGATCGACAAGCGCGTGGAAGCGCGGATGCGCCGACAGGAGATCCTCCAGCGTCCAAACCCACCCCGATACCGCGCGATCATCGATGAAGCAGCCCTGCTACGGCCTGTAGGCGACACGAAGGTCATGCGCGACCAGCTTCGCAAGTTGATCGACACCCATCCGCTTGAGCACATGACCATTCAGGTCATTCCGATGTCGGCCGGTCCGCACATCGGCCTATGGGGTCAGTTCGTCATTCTCGGGTTTCCTGACTCCACTGATCAGGACGTTGTCTACATTGAAACCCCGACAGACAATCTCTATCTCGAAGAGCCTAAACATCTCGAACGTTATAACCTGGTGATGCAGCGCCTCGCTGCCAACGCACTTGGAGCTGACGCCTCGATCGCGTATCTGTCCGAACTCATCGACCGGTTGTGA
- a CDS encoding ATP-binding protein: MKTPRKALEACWDLPADPEVVGAARRLAREALVTWGISAVTEDVTMVVSELVSNAVVHGRAPITLSLHRHGRIVCGEVTDHGAVWPTPLLAGPDSEHGRGLAIVSAYAERWGVESAPGGKTVWFVCVEPGSR; the protein is encoded by the coding sequence ATGAAGACACCTCGCAAGGCTCTTGAGGCGTGCTGGGACCTGCCCGCCGATCCCGAAGTGGTCGGTGCGGCGCGGCGGCTGGCGCGGGAAGCCCTCGTCACCTGGGGCATCTCCGCCGTGACGGAGGACGTGACCATGGTCGTGTCCGAGCTGGTGAGCAACGCGGTCGTGCACGGGCGGGCGCCGATCACCCTCTCCCTGCACCGGCACGGGCGGATCGTGTGCGGGGAGGTCACCGACCACGGCGCGGTGTGGCCGACCCCGCTCCTGGCCGGTCCGGACTCGGAGCACGGTCGCGGGCTGGCGATCGTCTCGGCCTACGCGGAGCGGTGGGGGGTGGAGTCCGCGCCGGGGGGCAAGACCGTCTGGTTCGTCTGCGTGGAACCGGGATCTCGGTGA
- a CDS encoding DUF397 domain-containing protein, protein MDLSNAEWHKSTLSQGDGNNCVEVALNLPGIVAIRDSKAPNEPSLIFTPSAWSAFIDNIQNGQLD, encoded by the coding sequence ATGGATCTTTCTAACGCCGAGTGGCACAAGAGCACCCTCAGCCAGGGCGACGGCAACAATTGCGTGGAAGTCGCACTGAACCTTCCCGGTATCGTCGCGATACGTGATTCGAAGGCCCCTAACGAGCCGAGCCTGATCTTCACCCCCTCGGCGTGGTCCGCCTTCATCGACAATATACAAAACGGCCAGCTCGACTGA
- a CDS encoding enoyl-CoA hydratase-related protein, which produces MKTDGGWPVERLVHREVSGGVATITLDSPRNRNALSVRLLGDLEDRLNWALAEESVRVIVLTGTGPVFCAGADLKEQRVAPGSAHEAPVTASFPEVMSLIWESPKPVVCRLNGTARAGGLGLVAACDFAIAPDSASFAFSEVRLGVVPAMIAVTVLRRLDPRAAAEYLLTGETFDAARAREIGLLTRAVPEEELDATVAHYTGMLLRGGPESLALTKQLVRTVPGLSVEEGMRQMAELSARRFTSAEGQEGIAAFMEKRPASWIPGPEAG; this is translated from the coding sequence ATGAAAACCGATGGAGGTTGGCCGGTGGAGCGCCTGGTGCACAGGGAGGTGTCCGGAGGGGTGGCGACGATCACCCTCGACTCCCCCCGCAACCGCAACGCCCTGTCGGTGCGGTTGCTGGGCGACCTGGAGGACCGGCTCAACTGGGCGCTGGCCGAGGAGAGCGTCCGGGTGATCGTGCTCACCGGGACCGGACCGGTGTTCTGCGCCGGCGCCGACCTGAAGGAGCAGCGGGTGGCCCCCGGCAGCGCGCACGAGGCACCGGTGACCGCGTCGTTTCCGGAGGTCATGAGCCTGATCTGGGAGAGCCCGAAGCCGGTCGTGTGCAGGCTGAACGGCACCGCGCGGGCCGGGGGGCTCGGTCTGGTGGCGGCCTGTGACTTCGCGATCGCCCCGGACTCGGCGTCGTTCGCGTTCAGCGAGGTGCGGCTCGGCGTGGTGCCCGCGATGATCGCGGTGACCGTGCTGCGGCGGCTCGACCCGCGCGCCGCCGCCGAGTACCTGCTCACCGGGGAGACGTTCGACGCCGCCCGCGCCAGGGAGATCGGGCTGCTCACCCGCGCCGTGCCGGAGGAGGAGCTGGACGCGACGGTCGCCCACTACACCGGCATGCTGCTGCGCGGCGGCCCCGAGTCGCTCGCCCTCACCAAGCAGCTCGTGCGGACCGTGCCCGGGCTGAGCGTGGAGGAGGGCATGCGCCAGATGGCCGAGCTGTCCGCCCGGCGCTTCACCTCCGCCGAGGGGCAGGAGGGGATCGCCGCCTTCATGGAGAAGCGGCCCGCGTCGTGGATCCCCGGGCCCGAGGCGGGCTGA
- a CDS encoding IS4 family transposase: MQLIKVGGSGRLTDLVGLGALTSLVPRHVLDAAIELHGCREERIRKLPAHVVVYLLMALCLFPDDDYEEAAEKLTGLLASVPGSGWEPPTRGAVTQARQRLGAEAVREVFERVARPAAFPTTTGAWLGRRRLMAIDGFVLDLPDTPANLEEFPKDSSGGYETAFPQARVVAISECGSHAIVAADMSGCWDGEQTLAYSLYEQLEEDMLLLADRGFYSFYAWGQARRTGAQLLWRVQAGLRPYWLCDLDDGSWLAVITNPVVGLHRSQKDRLREDARQGRDLDPDRAVVVRVVDYTVPDRKGDHIRLITGILDPTDATAEHLASCYHQRWEAEIRHLWCPSSRVRLSLWDSVLRGWFVGGLGPAGAGVEARRPTPALV, from the coding sequence ATGCAGTTGATCAAGGTCGGCGGTTCGGGCCGGTTGACGGATCTGGTGGGGTTGGGCGCGTTGACATCGCTGGTGCCCCGGCACGTGCTCGATGCGGCGATTGAGCTGCACGGGTGCCGTGAGGAGAGGATCCGGAAGCTTCCCGCACATGTGGTCGTCTACCTGTTGATGGCGTTATGCCTGTTCCCGGACGACGACTACGAGGAGGCCGCGGAGAAGCTGACCGGGCTGCTGGCTTCGGTGCCGGGTTCGGGTTGGGAACCGCCGACACGCGGCGCCGTCACCCAGGCTCGTCAGCGATTGGGGGCCGAGGCAGTCCGGGAGGTATTCGAGCGTGTGGCCCGCCCAGCCGCCTTCCCGACGACGACGGGTGCCTGGCTCGGCCGCCGGCGGCTGATGGCGATCGACGGGTTCGTGCTCGACCTGCCCGACACTCCGGCGAACCTCGAAGAGTTCCCCAAGGACAGCTCGGGCGGGTACGAAACCGCCTTCCCGCAGGCCCGGGTCGTGGCGATCAGCGAGTGCGGCTCTCACGCGATCGTCGCGGCGGATATGTCGGGCTGCTGGGACGGTGAACAGACCCTGGCCTACTCCTTGTACGAGCAGCTGGAGGAGGACATGCTGCTGCTCGCCGATCGCGGCTTCTACAGCTTCTACGCCTGGGGGCAGGCCCGCCGTACCGGCGCCCAGTTGCTGTGGCGGGTGCAGGCCGGGCTCCGCCCGTACTGGCTGTGTGACCTGGACGACGGGTCCTGGCTCGCGGTCATCACCAACCCCGTGGTCGGCCTGCACAGGTCACAGAAGGACCGGTTGCGTGAAGACGCCCGCCAGGGCCGGGACCTCGACCCCGACCGGGCTGTGGTCGTTCGCGTGGTCGACTACACCGTGCCCGATCGCAAAGGCGACCACATCAGGCTGATCACCGGCATCCTCGACCCGACCGACGCCACCGCCGAGCACCTGGCCTCCTGCTACCACCAGCGGTGGGAAGCCGAGATACGCCACCTGTGGTGCCCCTCAAGTCGTGTTCGTCTTTCACTGTGGGACTCCGTCCTGCGGGGATGGTTCGTCGGGGGGCTCGGTCCAGCGGGCGCGGGTGTAGAAGCCCGGCGGCCGACTCCGGCGCTGGTGTAG